In the genome of Gadus chalcogrammus isolate NIFS_2021 chromosome 21, NIFS_Gcha_1.0, whole genome shotgun sequence, one region contains:
- the LOC130374929 gene encoding estrogen-related receptor gamma translates to PRLCVDPAGSRSAHLCLFDRKHSTNPTLPFIPVSIGFPSLSLADQMSLLQSGWMEILILRVVFRSLTLEDRLVYAEDYVMDEDQSKLAGLLDLNNSVLQLVKKYKALGLEKPEFVVLKAIALANSDSMQIEDSEAVQRLQDVLHAALQDLEASCHPEDPRRAGKLIMSLPLLRQTAARAVQHFCSIKQDGRVPMHKLFLELLDAKA, encoded by the exons CCACGTCTCTGCGTTGATCCCGCTGGTTCACGTTCCGCTCATCTTTGTCTTTTCGACCGAAAACACTCAACCAATCCCACTTTACCTTTTATCCCCGTTTCTATAGGCTTCCCTTCCCTGTCCCTGGCAGACCAGATGAGTCTACTACAGAGCGGTTGGATGGAGATCCTGATCCTGCGCGTGGTGTTCCGCTCGCTGACCTTGGAGGACCGGCTGGTGTACGCCGAGGACTACGTCATGGACGAGGACCAGTCCAAGCTGGCCGGCCTGCTGGACCTCAACAACTCGGTGCTGCAGCTGGTGAAGAAGTACAAGGCTCTGGGACTGGAGAAGCCCGAGTTTGTGGTGCTCAAAGCCATCGCGCTCGCCAACTCGG actCCATGCAGATCGAGGACAGCGAGGCGGTGCAGCGGCTGCAGGATGTCCTGCACGCGGCCCTGCAGGACCTGGAGGCGTCCTGCCACCCGGAGGACCCCCGGAGGGCGGGCAAGCTCATCATGTCCCTCCCCCTGCTGCGGCAGACGGCGGCCCGCGCGGTCCAGCACTTCTGCAGCATCAAGCAGGACGGCCGCGTGCCCATGCACAAACTGTTCCTGGAACTGCTGGACGCCAAGGCCTGa
- the gpatch2 gene encoding G patch domain-containing protein 2, with protein sequence MFRAANLKAIGKAGTSWHFCRNMDELVHDLVSALEESSEQAARGFGDGGDHALAVGCLLKRQSRKRRGRKRRSDNPHPPWEAGHLSEGSESSGEEHKDYRACAGGVSGANSHARDNSDSDEQLGPKRRTPLAADPGRGKRPLWQDDLGLLGSAEGTHSLRRRRKVKRMAVDPPPDPGGTTTTSSSSAAMLGPPPVPRAPPAPGCRLPGAGPETAGGRGLAERCGGVGGGGGGGAKSRVKKRKLAAHRPGAEAADEGVVVESEDAATTPTGGSKDRMELEEPKDSDEEMSDRCETSSVSNSSDGGLYTNDEGRQADDEQSDWFYDTEPPALPGSGGACGVAGVVPWWEREEAEPEELEMEDPVFNSILNGSFPLMSATSQRGFHARLGRMHQNRVDLGLPHPARRQAKDE encoded by the exons ATGTTCCGTGCAGCGAATTTAAAAGCCATCGGTAAAGCGGGAACCAGCTG GCACTTTTGCCGGAACATGGACGAGCTGGTCCATGACCTGGTGTCTGCCCTCGAGGAGAGCTCAGAGCAGGCGGCCCGGGGCTTTGGTGACGGCGGGGACCACGCGCTGGCCGTGGGCTGTCTGCTGAAGAGGCAGTCCCGCAAGCGCCGCGGCCGGAAGCGGCGCTCCGacaacccccacccaccctgggAGGCGGGCCACCTCAGTGAGGGCTCTGAGTCCAGTGGAGAGGAGCACAAG GACTACCGCGCGTGTGCCGGTGGCGTCTCCGGCGCAAACAGCCACGCCCGGGACAACAGCGACTCTGACGAGCAGCTGGGCCCCAAGCGCCGCACCCCGCTCGCGGCCGACCCCGGCCGGGGCAAGCGGCCCCTCTGGCAGGACGACCTGGGCCTCCTGGGGTCCGCCGAGGGCACCCACAGCCTCAGGCGCCGCCGCAAGGTCAAACGCATGGCGGTggacccccccccagacccgggcggcaccaccaccacctcctcctcctctgccgccATGCTGGGGCCCCCGCCCGTCCCCAGGGCCCCGCCCGCCCCAGGGTGCAGGCTGCCCGGGGCGGGCCCAGAGACGGCGGGGGGCAGGGGCCTCGCGGAGCGctgtgggggggttggaggtggtggaggaggaggggccaagAGCCGAGTGAAGAAGAGGAAGCTGGCGGCCCACAGGCCCGGGGCGGAGGCGGCGGAcgaaggggtggtggtggagagcgAGGACGCGGCCACGACCCCCACGGGGGGGTCCAAGGACAggatggagctggaggagcccaAGGACTCGGACGAGGAAATGAGTGACAGGTG CGAGACGAGCAGCGTGAGCAACAGCAGTGACGGGGGACTCTACACCAACGACGAGGGTCGTCAAG ccgACGACGAGCAGAGCGACTGGTTCTACGACACGGAGCCCCCCGCGCTGCCGGGCTCCGGGGGTGCGTGCGGCGTGGCCGGGGTGGTGCcctggtgggagagggaggaggcggagccggaggagctggagatggaGGACCCCGTGTTCAACAGCATCCTCAACGGCTCGTTCCCCCTCATGTCCGCCACCTcgcagagag GCTTCCACGCCAGACTGGGCCGGATGCACCAGAACAGGGTCGACTTGGGGCTGCCTCATCCCGCCAGACGACAAGCCAAGGACGAGTGA